A genome region from Pseudomonas sp. N3-W includes the following:
- a CDS encoding phage tail protein: protein MDVFMGTVMTFGFNFAPNGWALCNGQIMNIQQYQALFTLLGTVYGGNGSQTFGLPNLQSRLPICQGTGPGLTARVMGENSGTETITATLNNLPNHTHTLTGITANTTVQLASPASNPATVPTATNSYIGASGGGPGAANIYSDAQGASAVPLKGVATTVSGTVSPTGTGLPMASMNPFLVLNFSIALQGLFPSRN, encoded by the coding sequence ATGGACGTATTTATGGGCACCGTCATGACGTTTGGCTTTAACTTTGCGCCCAACGGCTGGGCCTTGTGTAACGGTCAAATAATGAATATCCAGCAGTATCAAGCCTTGTTTACGCTACTGGGGACCGTCTATGGCGGCAACGGCAGCCAGACATTCGGGCTGCCCAACCTGCAAAGCCGCCTGCCGATCTGCCAGGGCACCGGCCCGGGTCTGACGGCACGCGTCATGGGTGAAAACTCCGGGACCGAGACGATCACCGCTACCCTCAACAACCTGCCTAACCACACCCATACGCTGACCGGGATCACGGCGAACACCACCGTGCAACTGGCCAGCCCGGCGAGCAACCCGGCCACCGTGCCGACCGCTACCAATTCGTACATCGGCGCCTCGGGGGGCGGGCCGGGTGCGGCGAACATCTATTCCGACGCGCAAGGTGCTTCGGCGGTGCCACTCAAAGGCGTGGCCACCACGGTCTCGGGCACCGTTTCGCCCACCGGCACCGGCCTGCCGATGGCCAGCATGAACCCGTTCCTGGTGCTGAACTTCAGCATCGCGCTGCAAGGCCTGTTTCCTTCGCGCAACTGA
- a CDS encoding sulfotransferase, giving the protein MKGLQQFHFISGLPRSGSTLLSAILLQNPRFHAGMTSPVGSLFSSVLDQCSAGSEFGAVIDTPLRRRLLRGLFDSFYADKADKPVVFDTNRLWSSRLPAINDLFPKAKVIACVRNVAWVMDSLERLYRANPYENTKLFVDAGERNTVYSRCETLAQRNRLVGFAWAALKEAYYGEQAESLLIVDYDLLTQAPERVLRLVYDFIDEPWFEHDFNHLAYDAPEFDQGLGIAGLHKVKPKVELQSRRTILPPDLFKQYAELSFWLDGSASAANVIRMKADAAIS; this is encoded by the coding sequence GTGAAGGGATTGCAGCAATTCCATTTTATTTCCGGCTTGCCGCGCTCAGGCTCCACCCTGCTTTCTGCGATTCTTTTGCAGAACCCGCGTTTTCACGCCGGCATGACCAGCCCGGTTGGTTCTCTGTTCAGTAGCGTCCTTGATCAATGCAGTGCCGGCAGCGAGTTCGGCGCGGTGATCGATACCCCTCTGCGCCGTCGCCTGCTTCGCGGGCTGTTCGATTCCTTCTACGCCGACAAGGCGGACAAGCCGGTGGTGTTCGACACCAATCGATTGTGGAGCTCGCGTCTGCCGGCCATCAACGATCTGTTCCCCAAGGCCAAGGTCATTGCCTGTGTGCGCAACGTTGCCTGGGTCATGGACAGCCTCGAACGCCTGTACCGCGCCAACCCCTATGAAAACACCAAGCTGTTTGTCGACGCGGGCGAGCGCAACACCGTTTACAGCCGTTGCGAAACCCTTGCCCAACGCAATCGCCTGGTGGGTTTTGCCTGGGCGGCGCTCAAGGAAGCGTATTACGGCGAACAGGCCGAGTCGTTGCTGATCGTCGATTACGACCTGCTGACTCAAGCGCCGGAGCGGGTGCTGCGGCTGGTTTACGACTTTATCGACGAGCCGTGGTTCGAACACGATTTCAACCATCTGGCGTATGACGCGCCGGAGTTCGATCAGGGCCTCGGGATCGCGGGCCTGCACAAGGTCAAGCCCAAGGTCGAGCTGCAATCACGGCGCACGATCCTGCCGCCGGACTTGTTCAAACAATACGCAGAGTTGTCTTTTTGGCTCGATGGCTCAGCTAGCGCCGCCAATGTCATTCGTATGAAAGCCGACGCCGCGATCAGTTGA
- a CDS encoding DUF6916 family protein: MLEQVQDQHFQPLLGQTATLRLPDGSELPIHIDSLEQKPRSQMPNSERVPFGVGFNSLEPTDFVDGLCALELPGLGPVQDIFVSRVPAMGRDPAVGYFYIAFN; the protein is encoded by the coding sequence ATGCTGGAACAGGTTCAAGACCAACATTTCCAACCGCTGCTGGGCCAAACCGCGACCTTGCGTTTGCCCGACGGCAGTGAACTGCCGATTCATATCGACAGCCTTGAGCAAAAGCCCCGCTCACAGATGCCCAACAGCGAGCGTGTGCCGTTTGGGGTCGGGTTCAACAGCCTGGAGCCCACTGATTTTGTGGATGGCTTATGTGCACTGGAATTGCCAGGATTGGGGCCGGTGCAGGATATTTTTGTGTCGCGGGTGCCGGCGATGGGGCGGGATCCGGCGGTGGGGTATTTCTACATCGCATTTAACTGA
- a CDS encoding GNAT family N-acetyltransferase, whose protein sequence is MANSGTVAADGLVVRPSRVSDGPFLQSLYQAARPDLQWIDGEPERVEELVAQQFRVQEQGIEDEYPNAMHYVVEKLDTPIGALTTDFGPNEIRVLYLAFIPQARGQGYGRTVLQGVQKAAQQIRCPVATVVWASNPHARRHYLALGFEVEERNPAAERLVWYPKG, encoded by the coding sequence ATGGCGAACAGTGGGACAGTGGCGGCGGACGGTTTGGTGGTGCGGCCTTCGCGGGTCAGCGACGGGCCTTTTCTGCAAAGCCTGTATCAGGCGGCGCGGCCAGACCTGCAATGGATCGACGGCGAGCCGGAGCGGGTTGAAGAACTGGTGGCCCAGCAGTTTCGGGTGCAGGAGCAAGGCATCGAAGATGAATATCCCAACGCCATGCATTACGTGGTGGAAAAACTCGACACCCCGATTGGTGCCCTGACTACGGATTTTGGCCCCAACGAAATTCGTGTGTTGTACCTCGCCTTCATTCCCCAGGCGCGTGGCCAGGGTTATGGCCGCACGGTGCTGCAAGGGGTGCAGAAAGCCGCGCAGCAAATCCGTTGCCCGGTGGCAACGGTGGTCTGGGCCAGCAACCCCCATGCACGGCGGCATTATCTGGCATTGGGGTTTGAGGTTGAGGAGCGTAATCCGGCGGCGGAGCGGTTGGTGTGGTATCCGAAGGGATAA
- a CDS encoding glycosyltransferase family 39 protein, which produces MEARRETPVGDTQDPQAAPGAWLGVQRLVRWAREHWLLPIMVLAALVRFYDLTAAAIWGDEGSSLLLSQHSLGEIWSHAAHDVHPPLYFMLLHGWIDWFGDGILSIRTLSALPGIITVGLGVWLVDLLATRRAALLAGILLALLPTAVRYSQEVRMYSLLGLLLIGATIALVYWVRQPRRNGYLVVYALLMAAAFYTHYFTALCVISHWLYLAVVRVQPGYRLRHIQRPAWWLANLAIVLLYLPWVPNLVDLVQHMDELKANGDVGWEDPVTLSSLPSMIWSLLVQDDGGTLPRWLFITLPAALLAVIGVALARDRSVFRGSILLVLFSVLPIVLVFAVSFISPVFIERYVTAYALGLPMLVALAVDRLYAGFRVLALAILVLFIGVELVGVKNNATVDPNDQVSVVVDYVNQHFAPGDQIVTGDMLWYLVYVYYNRTEAKTLLYTPPLANGASSRPNAYGFGTLVTSDAYVDSLGDLLKSGGRVWLIGLADMPDEFVALPADWHSISEKKAGGVRARLFVRP; this is translated from the coding sequence ATGGAGGCGCGTAGAGAAACGCCGGTTGGCGACACGCAAGACCCCCAAGCAGCGCCAGGCGCCTGGTTGGGCGTGCAACGCTTGGTTCGTTGGGCAAGAGAGCACTGGTTACTGCCGATCATGGTCTTGGCGGCGCTGGTGCGTTTCTACGATCTGACGGCTGCCGCCATCTGGGGCGACGAAGGCTCCAGCCTGTTGCTGAGCCAGCATTCGTTGGGTGAAATCTGGTCGCACGCGGCCCACGATGTCCATCCACCGCTGTACTTCATGCTGCTGCATGGCTGGATCGACTGGTTCGGTGACGGCATTCTTTCGATTCGCACCCTGAGTGCATTGCCGGGGATCATCACGGTCGGGCTCGGCGTGTGGCTGGTGGACCTGCTCGCTACCCGGCGCGCTGCATTGCTGGCAGGTATCCTGCTGGCGCTGCTGCCCACGGCGGTGCGCTACAGCCAGGAAGTGCGCATGTACTCCCTGCTCGGGCTGCTGCTGATCGGCGCCACGATTGCGCTGGTGTACTGGGTCCGGCAACCCCGGCGTAACGGCTATCTGGTGGTGTATGCACTGCTGATGGCGGCGGCGTTCTATACCCATTATTTCACCGCCCTGTGTGTGATCAGCCATTGGCTGTACCTGGCCGTGGTGCGGGTGCAGCCGGGCTATCGCCTGCGGCATATCCAGCGTCCGGCCTGGTGGCTGGCGAACCTGGCGATTGTGTTGCTGTACCTGCCATGGGTGCCCAACCTGGTCGATCTGGTGCAGCACATGGACGAGCTCAAGGCCAACGGCGATGTCGGCTGGGAAGACCCGGTCACCCTGAGTTCGCTGCCGTCGATGATCTGGTCGCTGCTGGTCCAGGACGATGGCGGCACGCTACCGCGCTGGCTGTTCATCACCTTGCCAGCGGCGTTGCTGGCGGTGATTGGTGTGGCGCTGGCGCGCGATCGCAGCGTTTTTCGTGGCAGCATCCTGCTGGTGCTCTTCAGCGTGCTGCCGATTGTGCTGGTGTTTGCGGTGTCATTCATCTCGCCGGTGTTCATCGAACGCTATGTAACGGCCTATGCACTGGGCTTGCCGATGCTGGTGGCGCTGGCGGTCGATCGTCTGTACGCCGGTTTTCGGGTGCTGGCCCTGGCCATTCTGGTGCTGTTTATCGGCGTGGAACTGGTGGGCGTGAAGAACAACGCCACGGTTGATCCCAATGATCAGGTCAGCGTCGTTGTCGACTACGTCAATCAGCACTTTGCCCCCGGTGATCAAATCGTGACCGGCGATATGCTCTGGTATCTCGTTTACGTCTACTACAACCGCACCGAGGCCAAAACGCTGCTGTACACCCCGCCCTTGGCCAATGGCGCATCGAGCCGGCCGAATGCCTATGGCTTCGGTACGTTGGTGACCAGCGATGCCTATGTGGACAGCCTGGGCGACCTGCTCAAAAGCGGCGGGCGTGTCTGGTTGATTGGCCTGGCAGACATGCCCGACGAGTTTGTGGCATTGCCGGCTGACTGGCACAGCATCAGCGAGAAGAAGGCGGGTGGGGTCCGGGCGCGGTTGTTTGTTCGGCCGTGA